From Pseudomonas sp. StFLB209, a single genomic window includes:
- a CDS encoding ATP-binding protein, which yields MKTPLWFPQSFFSRTLWLVLIVVLFSKALTLVYLLMNEDVLVDRQYSHGVALTLRAYWAANEDDREAIAEAAGLIRVVGGGVPEGEQHWPYSEIYQRQMQAELGEDTEVRLRVHAPPALWVRAPSLGDGWLKVPLYPHPLRGQKIWSVLGWFLAIGLLSTASAWIFVSQLNQPLKRLVFAARQLGKGRSVRLPISDTPSEMTEVYRAFNQMAEDVEQAGQERELMLAGVSHDLRTPLTRLRLALEMSEKNEFLDGMVRDIEDMDAILDQFLAFIRDGRDEEVEEVDLGHLVREVVEPFNSDDEHIRVCLEPIPPFALRRLSMKRLLTNLIGNAMHHAGTGIEVAAYVSGDNGAPYVVLSVLDRGAGIDPSELEIIFNPFIRGDRARSGKGTGLGLAIVKRIAAMHGGNVELRNRSGGGLEARVRLPLGLMLPRDAV from the coding sequence ATGAAGACTCCGCTGTGGTTTCCGCAAAGCTTCTTCTCGCGCACCCTTTGGCTGGTGCTGATCGTCGTGCTGTTTTCCAAGGCGCTGACCCTGGTCTACCTGCTGATGAACGAGGATGTGCTGGTCGACCGTCAGTACAGCCACGGCGTGGCGCTGACCCTGCGCGCCTATTGGGCAGCCAACGAAGACGATCGGGAGGCCATTGCCGAGGCGGCCGGTTTGATCCGGGTGGTCGGCGGCGGGGTGCCCGAGGGTGAGCAACACTGGCCCTACAGCGAAATCTATCAGCGCCAGATGCAGGCTGAACTGGGCGAAGACACCGAGGTGCGCCTGCGTGTCCACGCGCCGCCGGCGCTGTGGGTGCGCGCGCCGAGCCTGGGGGATGGCTGGCTCAAGGTGCCGCTTTATCCACACCCGCTGCGCGGCCAGAAAATCTGGAGCGTGCTGGGCTGGTTCCTGGCCATCGGCTTGCTCTCCACCGCCTCGGCCTGGATCTTCGTCAGCCAGCTCAACCAGCCGCTCAAACGTCTGGTGTTTGCCGCCCGCCAGCTTGGCAAGGGGCGCAGCGTAAGGCTGCCGATCAGCGATACGCCGAGCGAAATGACCGAGGTGTATCGCGCCTTCAACCAGATGGCTGAAGACGTTGAGCAGGCCGGTCAGGAGCGCGAGCTGATGCTGGCCGGCGTTTCCCATGACTTGCGGACACCGTTGACCCGCCTGCGCCTGGCGCTGGAAATGAGCGAAAAGAACGAGTTTCTGGACGGCATGGTCCGCGACATCGAAGACATGGACGCAATTCTCGACCAGTTTCTGGCGTTCATTCGTGACGGGCGCGACGAAGAGGTTGAGGAGGTCGATCTTGGCCACCTGGTGCGTGAAGTGGTCGAGCCGTTCAACAGCGACGATGAGCATATTCGGGTATGTCTAGAGCCGATCCCGCCGTTCGCCTTGCGTCGGCTGTCGATGAAGCGTCTGCTGACCAACCTGATCGGCAACGCCATGCACCATGCCGGCACCGGCATCGAAGTGGCAGCCTACGTCTCGGGCGATAACGGTGCCCCTTATGTCGTGCTCAGCGTTCTGGACCGGGGTGCGGGTATTGACCCGTCGGAGCTGGAAATCATCTTCAACCCGTTCATCCGCGGCGACCGCGCTCGCAGCGGCAAGGGCACTGGCCTGGGGCTGGCCATCGTCAAACGTATCGCGGCGATGCACGGCGGCAACGTAGAACTGCGCAACCGCTCCGGCGGCGGCCTGGAAGCTCGTGTCCGCCTGCCGCTGGGCCTGATGCTGCCAAGAGACGCGGTGTAG
- the ompR gene encoding osmolarity response regulator transcription factor OmpR, which produces MSSTALNAEGEKILIVDDDPGLSSLLERFFTSKGYRARAVANVEQMDRLLSREVFNLVVLDLMLPGEDGLSACRRLRAANNQVPIIMLTAKGDELSRIKGLELGADDYLAKPFNPDELMARVKAVLRRQAPAVPGAPGSEEESVTFGDYELSLATRELKRGDEVHMLTTGEFAVLKALVMHAREPLTRDKLMNLARGREWDALERSIDVQISRLRRLIEPDPSKPRYIQTVWGVGYVFVPDGSGAR; this is translated from the coding sequence ATGAGCAGCACTGCACTTAATGCCGAAGGCGAAAAAATCCTGATCGTCGATGATGACCCAGGGTTGAGCAGCCTGCTGGAGCGTTTTTTCACCAGCAAGGGCTATCGCGCCCGCGCCGTAGCCAATGTCGAGCAAATGGACCGCCTGTTGTCCCGTGAGGTGTTCAACCTTGTGGTGCTCGACCTGATGCTGCCTGGTGAAGACGGCCTTTCCGCCTGCCGCCGGCTGCGCGCGGCGAATAATCAGGTGCCGATCATCATGCTGACCGCCAAGGGTGATGAGCTGAGCCGCATCAAGGGCCTGGAGCTGGGTGCCGACGACTACCTGGCCAAACCGTTCAACCCTGACGAACTGATGGCACGGGTCAAGGCTGTCCTGCGTCGCCAGGCGCCTGCCGTTCCTGGTGCGCCTGGCAGTGAAGAAGAGTCGGTCACCTTCGGTGACTACGAACTGTCGCTGGCAACCCGCGAGCTCAAGCGCGGCGATGAAGTGCACATGCTCACCACCGGTGAGTTTGCGGTACTCAAGGCGCTGGTCATGCATGCCCGCGAGCCGCTGACCCGTGACAAGCTGATGAACCTGGCCCGTGGCCGCGAGTGGGATGCCCTTGAGCGTTCCATCGACGTGCAGATTTCCCGTCTGCGCCGCCTGATCGAGCCGGACCCGTCCAAGCCTCGCTACATCCAGACTGTCTGGGGTGTGGGGTATGTATTTGTACCGGACGGCAGCGGCGCTCGCTGA
- a CDS encoding Tex family protein, with translation MDSINSRIAEELGVRPLQVEAAVALLDEGSTVPFIARYRKEVTGSLDDTQLRHLEERLRYLRELDERRVSILASIEEQGKLTPELAREIKLADTKTRLEDLYLPYKQKRRTKGQIALEAGLGELADGLFNDPGLNPESEAARFVDAEKGVADVKAALEGAKYILMERFAEDATLLDKLRGFLKQEAVFSARVVPGKEEEGAKFRDYFEHDEPLKNMPSHRALAIFRGRNEGILSGTLKVGEELPGSLHPCELMIGERFGLSNQNRPADKWLGEVVRWTWKVKLYNHLETDLLGELRDSAETEAINVFAHNLHDLLLAAPAGPRATLGLDPGLRTGCKVAVVDATGKLLDHATVYPHVPKNQWDQTLAVLGALCTKHSVDLIAIGNGTASRETDKLAIELIKKYPALKMTKIMVSEAGASVYSASELAAREFPDLDVSIRGAVSIARRLQDPLAELVKIDPKSIGVGQYQHDVSQLKLARGLDAVVEDCVNAVGVDVNTASVALLSRISGLNATLAQNIVSHRDANGAFKTRNELKKVSRLGEKTFEQAAGFLRVMNGDNPLDASAVHPEAYPLVQRIAAQTDRDIRSLIGDTAFLKRLDPKKFTDETFGLPTVTDILSELDKPGRDPRPEFKTAEFQEGVEDLKDLKLGMILEGVVTNVTNFGAFVDIGVHQDGLVHISALSEKFIKDPREAVKAGDVVKVKVMEVDIPRKRVGLSMRMSDTPGEKIDGARGSRPGAAPRQTSAAPRKESSTAAPANNAMASLFANAKQLKKR, from the coding sequence ATGGACAGCATCAACAGCCGCATCGCCGAGGAACTCGGTGTCCGCCCACTACAGGTCGAAGCGGCCGTAGCACTACTGGATGAAGGCTCGACTGTGCCGTTCATCGCCCGCTACCGCAAGGAAGTGACCGGTAGCCTCGATGACACGCAACTGCGTCATCTGGAAGAGCGTCTGCGCTATTTGCGCGAGCTCGACGAGCGCCGGGTCAGCATCCTTGCCAGCATTGAAGAACAAGGCAAGCTGACCCCGGAGCTGGCCCGCGAAATCAAGCTGGCCGACACCAAGACCCGTCTTGAAGACTTGTACCTGCCGTACAAACAGAAACGCCGCACCAAGGGCCAGATCGCCCTGGAAGCCGGCCTGGGCGAACTGGCCGACGGCCTGTTCAACGACCCCGGTCTGAATCCGGAAAGCGAAGCGGCGCGTTTCGTCGACGCCGAGAAAGGCGTGGCCGATGTCAAAGCGGCGCTCGAGGGCGCCAAATACATCCTCATGGAGCGTTTTGCCGAAGACGCCACCTTGCTCGACAAGCTGCGCGGGTTCCTCAAGCAAGAGGCGGTGTTCAGCGCCCGCGTGGTGCCCGGCAAGGAAGAAGAGGGCGCGAAATTTCGCGACTACTTCGAACACGACGAGCCGCTCAAAAACATGCCTTCGCACCGTGCCCTGGCGATTTTCCGTGGCCGCAATGAAGGCATCCTCAGCGGCACCCTGAAGGTCGGCGAAGAGTTACCCGGCAGCCTGCACCCCTGCGAGCTGATGATCGGCGAGCGCTTCGGCCTGAGCAATCAGAACCGGCCAGCCGATAAATGGCTGGGCGAGGTCGTGCGCTGGACCTGGAAGGTCAAGCTGTACAACCACCTGGAAACCGACCTGCTGGGCGAGTTGCGTGACAGCGCCGAAACCGAGGCGATCAACGTATTTGCCCACAACCTGCATGACTTGCTGCTCGCCGCGCCGGCCGGCCCGCGTGCCACGCTGGGCCTCGACCCGGGCCTGCGTACCGGTTGCAAGGTCGCCGTGGTCGACGCCACCGGCAAGCTGCTCGACCACGCCACGGTCTACCCCCATGTACCGAAGAACCAATGGGATCAGACCCTCGCCGTACTGGGTGCGTTGTGCACCAAGCACTCGGTGGACCTGATCGCTATCGGCAACGGCACCGCCAGCCGCGAGACCGACAAGCTGGCCATTGAGCTGATCAAAAAGTATCCAGCCCTGAAAATGACCAAAATCATGGTCTCCGAGGCCGGCGCTTCGGTGTACTCGGCGTCCGAACTGGCAGCGCGCGAGTTCCCGGACCTCGACGTGTCGATCCGTGGTGCCGTATCGATTGCCCGCCGCTTGCAGGATCCGCTGGCCGAACTGGTGAAGATCGATCCGAAATCCATCGGCGTTGGCCAGTACCAGCACGACGTCTCGCAGCTCAAGCTGGCTCGCGGCCTGGACGCGGTGGTCGAAGACTGCGTGAACGCCGTGGGCGTGGATGTGAACACCGCTTCGGTGGCACTGCTGTCGCGCATTTCCGGCCTGAACGCCACCCTGGCGCAGAACATCGTCAGCCACCGTGATGCCAATGGCGCGTTCAAGACCCGCAATGAACTCAAGAAAGTCAGCCGCCTCGGTGAGAAGACCTTCGAACAGGCCGCAGGCTTCTTGCGTGTGATGAACGGCGACAACCCGCTGGATGCTTCAGCGGTGCACCCCGAGGCTTACCCGTTGGTACAGCGCATTGCCGCGCAGACCGACCGCGACATCCGCTCGCTGATCGGCGACACCGCCTTCCTCAAGCGCCTGGACCCGAAGAAATTCACCGACGAAACCTTCGGCCTGCCGACCGTCACCGACATTCTCAGTGAGCTGGACAAACCCGGTCGTGACCCGCGTCCCGAGTTCAAGACCGCCGAGTTCCAGGAAGGCGTCGAAGACCTCAAGGACCTCAAGCTGGGCATGATCCTCGAAGGCGTCGTGACCAATGTCACCAACTTCGGTGCTTTTGTCGACATCGGCGTGCATCAGGACGGCCTGGTGCACATTTCTGCCTTGTCGGAGAAGTTCATCAAGGACCCGCGTGAAGCCGTCAAGGCCGGCGACGTGGTCAAGGTCAAGGTCATGGAAGTCGACATCCCGCGCAAGCGCGTCGGCCTGTCGATGCGCATGAGTGATACACCGGGCGAGAAAATCGACGGCGCTCGTGGCTCACGTCCGGGCGCTGCACCGCGCCAGACCAGCGCGGCGCCACGCAAGGAAAGCAGCACTGCGGCCCCGGCCAACAACGCCATGGCTTCGCTGTTCGCCAATGCCAAGCAGTTGAAGAAGCGTTGA
- a CDS encoding PaaI family thioesterase: MEIPEALTHSPYLRMLGCEIRSLGGGVAEVALPLEAHLRNRGNMMHGGAIFSLVDIAMGLACSSAHGFEQRSVTIECKINYVRGVSEGEVLCVARVLHAGRRTLVVEAEVLQADKLIAKAQGTFAIV; the protein is encoded by the coding sequence ATGGAGATCCCCGAGGCGCTGACCCACAGCCCTTACCTGCGCATGCTCGGTTGCGAAATTCGCAGCCTGGGCGGCGGCGTTGCCGAAGTCGCACTGCCTCTGGAAGCGCACCTGCGCAACCGGGGCAACATGATGCATGGCGGGGCCATTTTCAGCCTGGTCGACATCGCCATGGGCCTGGCCTGCTCCAGCGCCCACGGCTTCGAGCAGCGCAGCGTGACCATCGAGTGCAAGATCAACTATGTGCGCGGGGTCAGCGAGGGCGAGGTGCTGTGCGTTGCCAGAGTCCTGCACGCTGGGCGCAGGACCCTGGTGGTAGAAGCCGAGGTGCTGCAGGCCGACAAACTGATCGCCAAGGCGCAGGGCACCTTCGCGATTGTCTGA